The DNA window CCTCGCAGCTCGCTTCTTTTTCCCGGGGGAAGGCCCAGCTCGCCGGGGTCGATGCGGCCCTCCCGCAGCGCGCCGTTATCCACCTCCCAGACCAGGGTGGGGGCGGCGGTGCTGATCTCGTCCAGCCCGTCCTCACCGTGCACCACCATGGCCCGCTTAGTGCCCATCTCCGCGAGGGCCCGCGCCAGCAGGGGCCCCTTTTCCCTCCTGCTCACGCCCAGGAGCTGCACCTCCGCGCCGGCGGGGTTGGCCAGGGGGCCCAGGAGATTGAACGCCGTCGGGATGCCCATCTCCTTCCTCGCCCGCATGACGTGGCGCATGGCGGGATGGTAGCGCGGGGCGAAGAGGAAGCCGATGCCCACCTCCTCTATGCAGGCGCGCGTCGCCTCCGGTTCCAGGTCGATGTTGACGCCGAGGGCCTCCAGCACGTCGGCGCTGCCGCAGGGGGAGCTCACGCCCCGGTTGCCGTGCTTGGCCACGGGGACCCCGGCGCCGGCGACTATGAAGGCCGCTGCCGTGGAGACGTTGAAGGTGCGTTGTCCGTCGCCCCCCGTGCCGCAGGTATCCACCAGGGGGGCCGCTGCCGGCTTGATGCGCACGGCGGACTCGCGCATACCCTGCGCGAAGCCGGCGATCTCCTCGGGTGTCTCCCCTCGCATCTTGAGTGCGGTGAGGAGCGAGGCGATCTGCGCGTCGCTGGCTTCCCCGCGCATGATGTGGAGCATGAGCGCGCGGCTCTCCTCGCGGTCCAGGCTCTCTCCTTCCGTGATCCTGGCGATGGCCTGAGAGATCATCTTTCCACCTCCATGCGTAGGAAGTTGTGCAAGAGGTCCATGCCGCAAGCGGTGAGGAAGGACTCGGGATGGAACTGCACGCCTTCCACCGGCAGGCGGCGGTGGCGGATGCCCATGATCAGGTCGTCCTCGCTGCGGGCGCTCACCTCGAGCTGCGGCGGGAGGCCCTCCTCGAGCATGAGCGAGTGGTAGCGCGTGGCGGTGAAGGGGTTTTCCAGGCCATGGAAGATGGTGCGCCCGTCATGGTGGATGCTGGAGGTCTTGCCGTGCACCGGGCGGGAGGAGCGTACCACCCGCGCTCCGTAGCAGTGGCCGATTATCTGGTGTCCCAGGCAGACGCCGAGGACGGGGACCTTCCCCGCGAAGGCACGGATGGCCGCGAGCGATATGCCGCCGTCCAGCGGCCCTCCCGGCCCCGGGGAGATGACCAAGTGGGTCGGCTTCATCCCCGCGAGGTCGCTCACGGCGAGCGCGTCGTTGCGCACGGCCGTCACCTCGGCCCCCAGGGCTTCCAGGGCCTGGGCGAGGTTGTAGGTGAAGGAATCGTAGTTGTCGATGAGCAGCACCCTCAACCCGTCATCACCCCCTCCCGCGCTTCCGCCATGCGTATGGCCCTGAGCAGTGCGCGGGCCTTGTTGCGCGTCTCCTCGTATTCCCGCGCGGGCACGGAGTCCGCCACCACGCCGCCTCCGGCCTGCACGTGGGCCGTCTTTCCCTGTATGACTATGGTGCGGATGGCGATGCAGGTGTCCATGTCCCCGTGGTAGGAGATGTAGCCGACCGCGCCCGCGTAGGGTCCGCGCCGGTCTCTCTCCAGCTCGTCGATGAGCTGGCAGGCGCGCACTTTGGGGGCTCCGGACACGGTGCCCGCCGGGAAGGAGGAGCGGAGCAGCTCGCGGTTGCCGTATCCCGGGCGCAGCTCCCCGGTCACCTCGCTCACCAGGTGCATGACGTGGGAGAAGCGTTCGACCTCCATGAGCCTGGAGACGCGCACGCTGCCCGCCCTGCAGACCCTCCCCAGGTCGTTGCGGGCCAGGTCCACCAGCATGACGTGCTCGGCGCGCTCCTTCTCGTCTTGGAGGAGGTCGCGCTCCAGGGCCAGGTCCTCCACGGGAGTCTTGCCGCGGGGACGGGTGCCGGCTATGGGGCGGATGACGGCGCGCCCTCCCCTCTGTCTCACCATGGGCTCCGGGGAGGAGCCGACGAGATAGAGGTCGTCGTAACGCAGGAAGAACATGTAAGGCGACGGGTTCTGCGCGCGCAGGCTGCGGTATACGGAGAAGGGGGAGCAGTGCACGGGGGTGGAGAAGCGCTGCGATGGGACTATCTGGAAGGCCTCCCCGGCGAAGATGTATTCCTTGGCGCGGCGCACCACCTCCTCGTACTCCTCGCGCGTGAAATTGGAGCTGACGTCGTGGAAGTCCATGTCCTCCGAGAGGTAGTAGACCTCGCCGGGGGGGACGCGCGGGTTGCTTTCCGCCAGGGTTCGCGCCATGGATTCCAGGGAGGTCGTGGCCTCCCGGTACAGGCGCCGCAGGTCTTCTTCGCCGCGCGCCTCCGCGACGGGGACGTTAGCCAGGAGGATGATGCGCCCGCGCAGGTGATCGAAGGCCGCGGAGGTGCGCGTGAGGGTGAACA is part of the Actinomycetota bacterium genome and encodes:
- a CDS encoding aminodeoxychorismate/anthranilate synthase component II — encoded protein: MLLIDNYDSFTYNLAQALEALGAEVTAVRNDALAVSDLAGMKPTHLVISPGPGGPLDGGISLAAIRAFAGKVPVLGVCLGHQIIGHCYGARVVRSSRPVHGKTSSIHHDGRTIFHGLENPFTATRYHSLMLEEGLPPQLEVSARSEDDLIMGIRHRRLPVEGVQFHPESFLTACGMDLLHNFLRMEVER
- the trpD gene encoding anthranilate phosphoribosyltransferase gives rise to the protein MISQAIARITEGESLDREESRALMLHIMRGEASDAQIASLLTALKMRGETPEEIAGFAQGMRESAVRIKPAAAPLVDTCGTGGDGQRTFNVSTAAAFIVAGAGVPVAKHGNRGVSSPCGSADVLEALGVNIDLEPEATRACIEEVGIGFLFAPRYHPAMRHVMRARKEMGIPTAFNLLGPLANPAGAEVQLLGVSRREKGPLLARALAEMGTKRAMVVHGEDGLDEISTAAPTLVWEVDNGALREGRIDPGELGLPPGKRSELRGGDAPSNAAIIRDEILAGKRGPRRDIAVLNAAAALVLAGKADDLEEGLAAAEESIDSGRALAKLLELVHFSRRGG
- the trpE gene encoding anthranilate synthase component I is translated as MEKAEVESSGRAPGLYVPGEKEFFRLSRDHNLVTVSRTVEADTETPVTAFLKLGGGKYSFLLESAEGGERWGRYSFIGCEPLCVVRYRDGELDFPAGGDEIMREAGARAANGVNPVDLIFDIMGSIRAGDCGHELPFHGGAVGYFAYDLLPFMEKVSLREKAGLPVPEMMFTLTRTSAAFDHLRGRIILLANVPVAEARGEEDLRRLYREATTSLESMARTLAESNPRVPPGEVYYLSEDMDFHDVSSNFTREEYEEVVRRAKEYIFAGEAFQIVPSQRFSTPVHCSPFSVYRSLRAQNPSPYMFFLRYDDLYLVGSSPEPMVRQRGGRAVIRPIAGTRPRGKTPVEDLALERDLLQDEKERAEHVMLVDLARNDLGRVCRAGSVRVSRLMEVERFSHVMHLVSEVTGELRPGYGNRELLRSSFPAGTVSGAPKVRACQLIDELERDRRGPYAGAVGYISYHGDMDTCIAIRTIVIQGKTAHVQAGGGVVADSVPAREYEETRNKARALLRAIRMAEAREGVMTG